GGTTGATCAGGTCGCTTGCCCTTGAGTCCCTCTCGGGGGTCAATGTCGCCACGCCAGCACTTACCGTTACGTGAGAGGCCACATCTGAGTGTTCGTGCGGGATACCCAGCACGGCTACTTGAATGCGCATTTCGTTAGCAATGCCGACTGCGCCACTTGCATCGGTATCCGGCATTATGCAGGCGAACTCCTCGCCCCCATAGCGCGCCATCAAATCGGCGGGTCTTTTCAGGCTCGATGAGAGCGCCCTCGCCACTGAGCAGAGGCAATCATCGCCCAAGAGGTGGCCATAGTTATCATTGTAGCCTTTGAAAAAATCGATATCCGCCAGAATCAGTGAAATCGGAGATTTACTACGCACGGCGCGGGGCCATTCATTCTCGATATACTCATCGAATCGGCGCCGGTTCGAGATGCCGGTCAGCCCATCCTGGACTGCGAGGCGTGCGAGCTCATCGCGGTTTCGCTTGAACTCGACATGGTTTTTGAGTCGGGCCCTAAAGGTGAAGTAACTGAAGGGCTTAATGATGTAGTCAATCGCCCCGAGCCTGAGGCCCTTCCCCTCGCCCAACGAGTCATCTTTTGAGGTGATGAAGACGACAGATATGTTTTTCGTGTCGGGATCGTCTTTTATTTTTTCGCATACCTCGTAGCCGTCGATGTCGGGTAAGCCAATATCAAGAAGCACCAGATCGGGCTGGAAGCTTTTAGTGAGGCTCAAGCCAACCTCTCCGCGCTCGGTGACCGCAATTTCATATTCAGCTTCAAGCAGACGCGTCATGACCAGCGAGGTTTCTCGCGAGTCCTCGATAATTAGTATTTTCGGTTTCGTCACTTCAGTCGTCATAGCGCCTCGCTTAAGAGCGATGGATATAATTTGCCGTCAATAGGCGGAATATATCAATAAAAGGGCACGTTTCGAAAGCTTGGGAGTGAGGATTTCTCGGATAAGTTAACCAATTATTTTACAATATGATATTCTGGCCCACATACGAAAATACATTTTTCAGCACACCTCCTCATTTAAGGAGCCTCCATGCCTGTTTACCGCTTTGATGAGCTGCCCGATGTTCGCCACAACCCGGATCTTTCCACCGCTCATGGCCCGACGATAAAGGGCGAGCGCATTTTTTTTGGCCTGCGCACAAAAACGGCCGGCACAAGCTCGGACCCCCATCACCACCCGTGTGAGGAGTTTCTCTACATCATCTCGGGCCGCCTGCGCGCCACCATCGAGGGTGAAATCCACCACGCGGGGCCTGGCGAGGTATGCCACATTCTGCCCAATATTGCGCACCACACCGCCGCCGAGCCGGGCGCCGACCTTGTCTATCTCTATGTAAAAGACACCTCCTGGGGTCTAAAAGGTGTTCGCGCAGGCGAGGCGGCTGGGGACGAGCCGCCCGAGGATGAGGCGTATTAAATAGCGCGCCGCGTGCAGGGAAACCATTCGCTCATCGTCATGAGCGACCCCCTGGGGCCTAAAAGGTGTTCGCGCAGGCGAGGCGGCGGGGGACGAGCCGCCCGAGGATGAGGCGTATTAAATAGCGCGCTGGGCGAAGATTCTTGCCTTGAAATAAATTTTGAAAAATTTAAAGGTTCTCCCCCATCCCAACCTTCCCCCGGAGGGAGAAGGCGTTAAAGATTCCCTCTCCCCCTGGGAGAGGGGTAGGGTGAGGGCGCTCGGAATAAGAGCAAGGGCTTTGTCATTTTCCCGGGCATCAATCCCCCCCGTGTATGAAAACAGCGGCAATGGTGGTACATACGGGCTTGTATGGCGCGTTGATAAGCCAGCCGCAAAAATAAACAGATGCCCCGAAATTGAGGATTCAAAATGGCAAAAAGCAAGAATCAAAAAAATAAAAAACAAACAGACAAAAAACCGGCGTCAAATCTAAAGCAGCTCC
The window above is part of the Nitrospinaceae bacterium genome. Proteins encoded here:
- a CDS encoding diguanylate cyclase, with amino-acid sequence MTTEVTKPKILIIEDSRETSLVMTRLLEAEYEIAVTERGEVGLSLTKSFQPDLVLLDIGLPDIDGYEVCEKIKDDPDTKNISVVFITSKDDSLGEGKGLRLGAIDYIIKPFSYFTFRARLKNHVEFKRNRDELARLAVQDGLTGISNRRRFDEYIENEWPRAVRSKSPISLILADIDFFKGYNDNYGHLLGDDCLCSVARALSSSLKRPADLMARYGGEEFACIMPDTDASGAVGIANEMRIQVAVLGIPHEHSDVASHVTVSAGVATLTPERDSRASDLINLADECLYKAKKNGRNQVHNLVKV
- a CDS encoding cupin domain-containing protein: MPVYRFDELPDVRHNPDLSTAHGPTIKGERIFFGLRTKTAGTSSDPHHHPCEEFLYIISGRLRATIEGEIHHAGPGEVCHILPNIAHHTAAEPGADLVYLYVKDTSWGLKGVRAGEAAGDEPPEDEAY